The Synergistes jonesii genome includes a region encoding these proteins:
- a CDS encoding methylmalonyl-CoA mutase family protein, with translation MNETEVKTSGFPPVSFEEFAPPSKEEWQGEAVTALKGAPFEKRMYTRTYEGITLEPIYTRDDLEKLPGVDGLPGEAPFLRGTKSEGYMASPWEIAQGSANVLPREANEAVKHELKKGATVLSFELDKCTRLGLDPDKDLFKGDYRGLSLSTLKDADEMLDGLDFTKTPLQIYAGASAVPLLALTAARSRAHGERERFKRAAGCIGADPLGELAENGALPLPIDELYDEMALAAKWTEKNAPQLKTLLVRGDAYHNGGASATQETGYAMSAAIAYIRAMQLRGIEPEKSIPQIKFSFSLGTNFFMEVARLRAARTVWAQVIEAFGVDVEKYGKIDIFARTSRFTPTVYDPYVNILRSTTQAFSGAVGGVDAMQVTCFDDAVRPGGEISQRVARNIQIMLQTEFDMLQPIDPSGGSWYIERLTSQCANAILSVIQKVESYGGMYSALKAGGVQEDIEKTLKERMKNLATRKDRAVGTNMYPNTLEKPLEISSPRGEALYEERSKAVAEFREMADGKHAAECLKKIMRTLDDGDEGFVDAVIDAYMAGATLGDVRKTLDDGFCGSESAKAIGVHRWTEEFEALRKRTEEFMESTGKSIRIFLANMGPIPQHKARADFSTGFMEVAHFEVLKNNGFPTPEEAAKAAIESGADVAVICSSDDTYPELVPSVARGIKKAVPSMRVLLAGAPAPEFKDSYVEAGVDDFIHVRANCYEILKSIQESAINAAEPCRGEESKCRS, from the coding sequence ATGAACGAAACAGAGGTGAAGACGAGCGGATTCCCGCCGGTCTCTTTCGAAGAGTTCGCGCCGCCCAGCAAGGAGGAATGGCAGGGCGAAGCGGTAACGGCCCTTAAGGGCGCGCCTTTCGAAAAACGCATGTACACCCGCACCTACGAAGGCATCACGCTGGAGCCGATCTACACGCGCGACGATCTCGAAAAGCTGCCGGGAGTCGACGGCCTGCCGGGCGAGGCGCCGTTTCTGCGCGGCACAAAGAGCGAGGGCTATATGGCGTCTCCCTGGGAGATAGCTCAGGGCTCGGCGAACGTTCTGCCGCGCGAAGCCAACGAAGCGGTGAAGCACGAGCTCAAGAAGGGCGCTACCGTGCTGAGTTTTGAGCTCGACAAATGTACGAGGCTCGGGCTCGACCCAGATAAGGATCTCTTCAAAGGAGATTACCGCGGGCTTTCGCTCTCGACGCTGAAAGACGCCGACGAAATGCTCGACGGACTCGACTTCACGAAGACTCCGCTGCAAATATACGCCGGAGCCTCGGCGGTCCCGCTGCTCGCGCTTACTGCGGCGCGCTCGCGCGCGCACGGAGAGAGAGAAAGGTTTAAAAGGGCGGCCGGCTGCATCGGCGCAGACCCGCTCGGGGAGCTTGCCGAGAACGGCGCTCTGCCGCTGCCGATCGACGAGCTCTACGACGAAATGGCCCTTGCGGCCAAATGGACGGAGAAGAACGCTCCTCAGCTGAAGACGCTGCTCGTTCGCGGCGACGCTTACCACAACGGCGGCGCTTCGGCGACGCAGGAGACGGGCTACGCGATGAGCGCGGCTATAGCTTACATCAGAGCGATGCAGCTCCGCGGCATAGAGCCCGAAAAGAGCATTCCGCAGATAAAATTCAGCTTCTCGCTCGGCACGAACTTCTTCATGGAGGTAGCGCGCCTGCGCGCTGCGAGGACGGTATGGGCGCAGGTAATCGAAGCGTTCGGCGTCGACGTGGAAAAGTACGGAAAGATCGACATCTTCGCCCGCACTTCGCGCTTTACGCCGACAGTCTACGACCCCTACGTCAACATCCTGCGCTCGACGACGCAGGCGTTTTCCGGCGCGGTCGGCGGAGTCGACGCGATGCAGGTGACCTGCTTCGACGACGCCGTGCGCCCAGGAGGCGAGATTTCGCAACGCGTAGCGAGAAACATTCAGATAATGCTCCAGACGGAGTTCGACATGCTTCAGCCGATAGACCCCTCCGGCGGTTCGTGGTACATCGAGCGCCTCACCTCTCAGTGCGCGAACGCTATACTCTCCGTGATACAGAAGGTCGAGAGCTACGGCGGCATGTACAGCGCGCTCAAAGCGGGCGGCGTGCAGGAGGATATAGAAAAAACTCTGAAGGAGCGCATGAAAAATCTCGCGACCCGCAAGGACCGCGCGGTCGGTACGAATATGTATCCGAACACGCTGGAGAAACCCCTGGAAATTTCTTCGCCGAGAGGGGAGGCCCTCTACGAAGAAAGGTCTAAGGCCGTAGCGGAGTTCCGCGAGATGGCCGACGGGAAACACGCGGCGGAATGCCTCAAAAAAATCATGCGGACGCTTGACGACGGCGACGAAGGCTTTGTCGACGCGGTGATAGACGCATACATGGCGGGAGCCACGCTCGGCGACGTGAGAAAAACCCTCGACGACGGCTTCTGCGGCAGCGAAAGCGCCAAAGCGATAGGCGTCCACCGCTGGACCGAAGAATTCGAGGCGCTGCGCAAGAGGACCGAAGAATTCATGGAGAGCACAGGCAAAAGCATCCGCATATTCCTCGCGAACATGGGGCCTATCCCACAGCATAAAGCGCGCGCCGACTTCAGCACAGGCTTCATGGAAGTCGCGCACTTCGAAGTTCTGAAAAACAACGGCTTCCCGACGCCGGAAGAGGCGGCGAAGGCGGCCATAGAATCCGGAGCCGACGTCGCCGTGATATGCTCCAGCGACGACACTTATCCCGAGCTCGTCCCGTCGGTCGCGCGCGGCATAAAGAAAGCCGTGCCGAGCATGCGCGTCCTTCTTGCGGGAGCGCCGGCGCCGGAATTCAAAGATTCATACGTAGAGGCTGGAGTCGATGATTTCATACACGTCAGGGCCAACTGTTACGAAATATTAAAGTCGATACAGGAGAGCGCGATAAACGCCGCGGAGCCCTGCAGAGGGGAGGAATCAAAATGCCGTTCGTAA